The sequence GTGCAGGTACAGATACTGCCAACATCGCTGTGTCAATGTCCCCGGTTCCTTCTCTTGTCAGTGTGAACCCGGTTTCCAGCTGGCAGGAAATAACCGATCTTGCATTGGTGAGTAACGCCCTCTGATTATGACACTCTACtgtcacacaaaacacaatcatTCGGTATTCATCACTTACATCCAAAGTATTTcaatttgatgctactttatacctcTACTCCACTccatctcagagggaaataatgaacatttcactccactacattttttgacagctatagttactatttactttgtatattaaaatttaaatacagtttagaaaatatgatgaatttttacagattaaactgCCCAACAGAAGTAGGTAAAGTTAGTTTGTGGGGTTTAAAAGATGTACGCATTTACCAGGAGGGAGTCTAACAAATCACACTGTGGAGTTGCATTATGGTAATTGTAGGTTATTGTTTTTGGATCTTACTTTTACAAAGCAGGATCACAAaacaatactaaatcactgcaGTACCCCTTAAAATGCTCACTTAATGCATCAGAAAATTTAATAAAGTATTTAGattataataacattataaAAAGGGTAATTTCTGCATAACAAGTAGTTTCACCTTTGATGGTACATTTATCTGTTAATACGTCTGAacttgaatgcaggacttttacttgtaatggagtattttaacTGTTTGGTATTGCTATTTTTACCTAAGTAAAAGTTCTGAATACCCCTCCCTGCACTGTCCATTCAATCCTCTCAGATGTGAATGAATGTGAGATGGGTGCCCCCTGCTCTCAGAAGTGTTATAACACTTACGGCACCTTCCTCTGTCGTTGTGACCCGGGTTACGAGCTGGGGCCTGATGGCTTTGCTTGTAACGGTAAGAGaccccgtctgtctgtctgtctttaaagCATGTGTTCAATAGTCAGCAAATACCTTGTTTCTATATTGGGAATAAgctctgttttctgttcctTTTCTGCTTTTAATGATGGGAAATTAATAAAACCTGAACGTGTAACCTGACAGACATTGATGAGTGCAGCTATTCCAGTTACCTGTGCCAGTACCAGTGTGTCAACGAACCAGGGAAGTTCTCCTGTGTGTGCCCAGAAGGATACCAGCTGCTAGGCACCAGACTATGCCAGGGTAAGCAGACCCGCCTCCATTTCCTCCCACGACTAACACCTTCCTCTTTGTGCTTTCAGAGTCAGAAATGCAGCACTGATTCGATCCTTATTCCTTCTTtgacagcagctctgctctTGTACAGTCCTGTCTTGTtctgttcaaacaaacaaatcacaagTTGTTTGTCCTCTGCagatataaatgaatgtgaaacaggTGAACACCAGTGTACTGAGACGCAGACGTGTGTGAATATCCATGGACGATACCAGTGCGTGGACACTAACCGATGCCAAGAGCCTTACGTACAAGTGTCTGAGAAGTGAGTAACACCTTATGAAAGCTTGTGTGtgctcatacacaaacacacgcttttacacacacatacacctttTCCCAATTActaaaatatgtatttgctCAGAATATAACCAGCCCCATTATTGAATATGGCTCAAACTGCAAGATTACTCCAATTACTTTTTCCACATATGAGTCCAGCTTTGCAACCTTTTCTTTTGAACACGGTGCAGTGAAATAACAAAACTATTACAGTTGTGAACAAGTGCTGGATTGGTAACAAGCGTGGGTCAATATTAACATATCCCAGATGATTTTgtagtataaatgtgttttagaaAAACATGAAGGATCAAAAATGGCTACTGTTCAATATTTATCCAGATGTTAGGAGAACTTTCTTCTTTGTCATGTTACCCCCTCTGCTGGCTGATTTATGAACTGCTGTTTTCATAAGAggcatgaaaaataaatcatagcAATTAAATGTAGTGTTTATCACACATTAAAGCTCACGGTTAATTTTTATAAAGACTCTGCTCGATCatatatatgtgcatgtatatTCAGCTGAACTCAGTGTTGCTGCATCATACATATTGCTGTCTTCACGTGTCAgttattgatgtttttctgcACCAAATATCACTTTATCTGCCAGCCGCTGTGTGTGTCCTGTCAACAAACCCGCCTGTCGAGAACTGCCTTTCTCCATCGTCCACCGCTACATGAGCATCACCTCCGAGCGCTCCGTCCCCTCCGATATCTTCCAGATTCAGGCCACCAGCGTCTCCCCGGGGGCTTACAACACCTTCCGCATCCGCTCCGGTGACGAAAACGGAGACTTCTACATCAGGGTGAGAAGAGATGTGATGTACCACTGATTCTGACATCTTTCATATTCAAAGTGCACTgacctttaaaaacacttttatttagtGCTAGATGGATATATTAAGAAAACATTGTCTTTTTATTAAACATTAGTCAGCTGGTGGTATCCACTTAATAAGATGGTGATTCTTTCCTGACCACAATTAAAAAGTCCTTAAACACATTACATATATTCATATCACTGCATCTTAACAAATTAATTCCTCCTTTAAAGGCCAAATATATTAAGAGTTTCTTTTACCCTTGATTTAGAGTGGCAGGTCAGATTGGATTAAGTATTcgtaaatttaaaaaaaaagatttagcCAGAGTTTCCAAGGAAAGCTTTAGTGTCACAAGATGAGGTTGTTGGagctttctgctgtgttttttcaacaaagacatatttaaaatgttgttttcccATTGTTTACTACCCTGCACAGCCCGACCTTACTGATAGCTTTAATATTAAGAAACCAAcctctctgctgcagcttctcactGGAGATAATGTAATTgataaattatctttttttttttttttaatgaactcaCAGGATATAGTCAGCCATGTCTGTATGTCCTGCTGATAAAAAGAGGgcttcagttttgtttaaacATACCTACATCTGTGCTACTAACAAGACATAAAGTCAGTTACATTTCATAGGAAGTGATGGTTGTGGCCTCATTTAGTAGATACAAACCTGtctgactgtactgtaaatatccTGATGTGAAAACAAGATTTAACATGGATTTTAATGCCTAGGTTACTGTGTTAAAGCTTTTTTGCTtaggttaaaaaacaaacttgatttGTGTTGAAAACAGTGAACCTGtcatttatcttaaaacatctacacacctacacacatgtgttttcacttattctgaCTAATTAGACCTGTGTGAGCTCGTACAGGCTGCGTTTGACATTTCACTCACTGTCCTGGGacagttaaaggggacatatcatgcacatttccaggtctatattttattcttgaatatctttgcatgatttaaagttcaaaaaacCCTTATTACAGTATAGGATATACTGGTCCTctatgcagcccttcagttcagcctctgtctcagacaggctgttttagctcctgtctctttaaggtccccctcACGAcaagcccactctgttcttaCTGGTTAGCTtccagctctggaggctacataaaAATCTCATTCTTTAATCAAAATCtaaacttcttaaatacatccATGCATATTCAAGCCCAAATACGAtccgaaatatgtgagtggacaacgcaaacaactCACGAAACAACTGGAACGGACGGCTGTTTGTTGGCATATGTGTATGatctgacgtcatcacgaggaggatgtagaggtaactttgcaaaaaagcgttcagagcaggctgaagccctggtttttgtctctcagggagcatttttaaatatgttcacctcaagttttggaactttgatcatgtttagcatagatatccaacatcataacagtataaaaataacaaaatcacaaaaaacatatgtCCCATTTATGTTTGTAGCACCTGTTAAGATGGGACAACCTACACCTTTATCATTCTTACTGAACAGTCTAATCAGATAGTAAGCggaaacacctgtgtgggtatGCAGGGCTTTCAAAGACTCATGTCCCCTGCACACTGACGGTAatttctgcagcagcagataTGTACTcaataacatttgttttgtcttttccagCAAATCAATAATATCAGTGCCATGCTAGTGCTGGCCCGTGCCGTGTCAGGGCCGAGGGAGTACACGTTGGACCTGGAGATGGTGTCCGTCAACCCGCTGCTCAGCTATCAGGGCAACTACCAGACCAGCTCCGCCCTCAGACTCTCCATCTACGTCGGGCCGTACACCTTTtaaagatggaggaggaggagaagaagaagagtggagggacacaaagagaaagatggagagagagaaacacagatgcAAAACAAGTGGTCAATGCAGTTCAACCAGTCACTGTGATGTTACACTCTTAGCTTTTAGTCTTCTGAGAAAAGTCACACATTTCTGTCAGCCCACCATGTTAAGTATAAGAATATACATGCAGAACAGCATACAGACACAATGTCTCACAGATAaatagcagctttaaaataatTAGCCCAGTCAAATGTGTTCCCTTGTATTTAATCTGTCTGTTCtcaccattattttttttaaactttacacATATCTGACAGCATCATTCTGTGGTCAGTGTGTATAAAAAGGGATTGTACTCATCTGTGCAGGATGATAACAAATCTGTgcgacatgtttttttttctgtctgccttCAGATGGAATGATTCACACCCGGCGTCACTACATTAATCTGTTTTTCACCAGTTTACATCCTTATCTTTTGGTTCCGCTCTGTTTGTCACTTTATCAGCCCCGTTTCCTGTTGACAGATGTGA comes from Thunnus maccoyii chromosome 8, fThuMac1.1, whole genome shotgun sequence and encodes:
- the efemp2a gene encoding EGF-containing fibulin-like extracellular matrix protein 2a, which translates into the protein MQGVCVSILCVCICVSVLLRSAISQPHTESDTYTECTDGYHWDPQTEHCKDINECETIPDACKGEMKCFNHYGGYLCLPRSASVIPAPEAPITPTEAFNPCPLGYEPQGDSCVDVDECERDEDDCQPSQDCVNTLGAFTCQCPDGYRKVGTECIDIDECRYRYCQHRCVNVPGSFSCQCEPGFQLAGNNRSCIDVNECEMGAPCSQKCYNTYGTFLCRCDPGYELGPDGFACNDIDECSYSSYLCQYQCVNEPGKFSCVCPEGYQLLGTRLCQDINECETGEHQCTETQTCVNIHGRYQCVDTNRCQEPYVQVSENRCVCPVNKPACRELPFSIVHRYMSITSERSVPSDIFQIQATSVSPGAYNTFRIRSGDENGDFYIRQINNISAMLVLARAVSGPREYTLDLEMVSVNPLLSYQGNYQTSSALRLSIYVGPYTF